The genomic region CGAGGTCAGTGCGAATCCTCTCTGGAACTCGGTCGGCGCGAGCCGAAAAAAGCTGAACTTCACATCCTTAAGGTATTTCCCAGACGAGTGTCATCCAAGGGTTGAATCGACATCTAGCGCAAACCCAACTTACGGGGAGATGAGTCAAACAAGCCTAGACGTCCTTCCTAGTATGTCTCTAGTGCAGACGATCGATCGAGGCACAGTGTTGCTTGCAACCGTAGCCCACTGACTTTTGCGCCCCCGGACCTAGTCCCAGCTCGCCTAGACTCGGCGGTAATTTACTCCGCAAAGAGGAAGGGCAAGCTCGTGCAAAATTAGGATTTACCGTTTCGGAAAGTTGTTGACAACTAAGTCTTTGCAAAATTAAAGAGGTATTATGACCCAGCAGGTTCTTCACCCAATGGTGAAATTCCAGCGCCAAGTGCGATCGCTAGTGGAATCAAAAGTCCTCAAGCCGACGGACAGCATCTGGAAAATAGCGCTTCTGTATGGGGATGAATGGGGTTATTGGAAAAAAGAGTTAGAAGAATTTGAATTTTCCACCCAAGACCCGATTCAAGAATTACTCGCGGTAGACGCTTGGGAAGAATAATCGCGATCGCGTACCGAGGGCGAACCAACGCCCTCGATTTTGATGGTTTCTAGAATAAGAGACAACGGCCACATCAAGGCCATCAGAGTTATTCAAAAACCGAATGCGATCTCGGACATGCCGTAAACAGCAGGGCGATCGCCAGAATTACCGAAGAGTTAACCCCAATTGAGATCTAGCGGTTCTTACTCGTGAACATATCCAATTCAACAACACGAGAGTATCGGCGAGTCAATGGAGAATGGCTATAAATGTTGACAAGCTCGATGTTGCCAATATCGAGCTTGTCAGCATTGGTTTTGGCCAGTTAATGGCTATTTTTGACAAGGGGCTGGCTTTTGTGAAAGGTCACACCCTACTCCGTTGAGAGTGTAGCAACAACCCGCAAGAACCAACGTTCTCGATCCACAGCATTTCAACGGCTTGGTTAGGCGTAGATTTCCGTCCTGACAACGGGATCTTGAGCTACTCTAGTAAATCCTTGACTGGCATTCATCCCCACCTTGCAATCAAGGTGGAGTATTGGAACTGACATTCTTGATAAATAAAATTTATTTGAATATTGATTGTTTTCGTAGTGAATTGAATCGATAGATCTTAGAGAACGGCCCTGGAGAACGGCCACATCGATCTTAAAATCTAAAATCTAAACTCTAAAATCTAAACTCTAAAATCTAAACTCTAAAATCTGAAATCTAAACGTCCTGCCTGAAACCGTGGGAAGCAGGCGAAAATCTATAATAAAATCTAAAACTTTAGGTTAAAGCTATGAAACCTTGGAATATATCGATCGCGCTGCTGACGCTGCTGATGGCGATCGCTTCCCCGACCATTGCGGAAGTTCCCGCCCGTTCCAAGCCAATTTTAACCCAGAGAGACGGGGAAGACACCCGACCCATCGAACCGACCAGTCCCAGGGAAGAAAGCACCGAAGTCGAACCCCCACCAGAAAACGAAGCCGAAACCACAGAAGAAACGGAAGAATCGGCAGAAGATGCCGAAAAAGAAGCTGAAAAAGCCGCCAGACGCGAACGATTGGAAATTCTCGCCGAGGGCGATCGCCTCTACCAAGCCGGAGACATTGCCGGGGCCGAAGCCTTATACCAACAAGTCAAACCGCCCTTTTCTAGCGAAGGAAATGCCCGAGGCATCGCCAGCTTGCCAGACGCGACCGCCGACCCGACCCAGTTATCGCCAAAAGGGGGCGTTTACTGGCGCGAAGCACAAGCGGGATGGGAACAAAAACTCGAAACGCGCATTTTCGTTCCCCTAGAATTTTTAGTCGAAGAAGACCCCGAATTTATTCCCGGACACTTACTGTTAGCCGAAGCTTATACCCATTACGAACAACCGGAAAAAGCCGTCGAAGTTTTAGAACGGGCGACCACGTTTTATCCAAATAATCCCGAACTGTTGCGGGCAAAAATAGAAGTTTTAGGCAATACCGAACAATGGCTGGAAGCTTCGATCGCCGCGCGCCAATTTGCCCTCCTCAATCCCGACCATCCCGACGCCGAAGAATTCACCCGCTTAGCCGACGAGAACTTTGATAAATTCCGTTCTCACGTTCGCAAGCAACTCGCCGGAAATGCGATCGGTAACGTCTTGACCGGGGCGTTTAGCGTCGTTTTGACAGGCAATCCATTAGGCGCGCTTTCCGCCGTAGAAACCTTAATTTTACTCGCCCGGGGAGAATCGGCGATCGGCAATAGTATCGCCAACCAAGCCAAAGAAAATCTCGAATTGATTGAAGACGAGCAAGTTGTTAACTATATCGAAGATTTGGGACAAAAACTCGCAAAACTAAGCGGTCGCGATGATTTTGAATACGAGTTTTACGTCATAAAAGATAAAAATCTCAATGCCTTTGCCCTTCCTGGCGGCAAAGTTTTTGTGAATGCCGGAGCCATTTTACACACCGATTCCGAAGCCGAACTCGCCGGATTGTTGACCCACGAACTCGCCCACGCCGTCTTATCCCATGGCTTCCAAATGGTGACTCACGGGAACCTTTTAAGTAATATGTTTCGTCATTTGCCTTTTGGCGGAACCGTTGCCAATTTATTAGTATTGGACTACAGCCGCGATATGGAAGTTCAAGCGGATGTTTTAGGAACCCGGTTGCTGACTTCGGCAGGTTATGCGGCGGACGGACTGCGAAATTTGATGGTAGAACTGCGCGAACAATATGGTGAGGGAAGTTCATTTTTACGATTTATGTCTTCTCACCCGTTAACCCAAGATCGAATCGATTATCTAGAAAGTTTAATCGAAAATGGCGGTTATAATCGTTTTGCGTATGAAGGGGTGGAACGACATCAAGAAATTAGGCAGCGTGTCGCCGAATTGATGAAAGACGAACTCGATGAGGAAGAGTTAGAGGATTTAGATATTACCCTGGAAGAAGAGGAGGAAGCGCAAGAAGAAGGGGAAGAATCAACAGAATCTTCTCAAGAGGAGGAGAATGTAGAATCCGAAGGAGAAACCGAAAACGACCCCACCACACCCCGCGAAATTCCGCAAGATTAGAGGGGAATCAGGGGATTCTCGCGATCGATAAAGGTCACAACTCAAATAAGCTGTTAGACATTTAAACTGCATGAATCAAACCAGTGATGTTCCGATGAGACTGGTTACAAAGAAAATATCAAAAAATCTAGTAGGGGTTTGGTCACCAAACCCCTACAGGGTACAATAGTTTTTGGTAGTTTGTGTGAGTACGGGCAGGATGCCCGCCTCGTAACTATGCATTTTAAAAGATAAACAGTTTAGGATGGCTGTATAACAACTGAAATTAGGCAATTTCTTGGTAACATTCTTCAACGGTTGCGCCGCGTTCCATTGCGGAAACTAAGCGTTCGTAAGCCTCCCAATTAGCCTCAATTAAGGTTTTGGCTTGCAAGGTCGCCCAACGTTCTTTTAATTGAACTTCGGTGAGGTCGCGGCGATTTTGGGCGAGGATGGCGCGCAGTTTTTGGCGATCGTCGTTACCGCCTTCAATCCGATCGCCCGTCAAACTTTCAGCAGCAATTCCCGCCATCCAAAGGATGCAATAGCGATCGAATAATTGAGCGGAAATTTTACCCGTTTCTAAAGCTTCAGCTAATTGCCGATCTTCAAAACGAACCCCTCCCTGGGCTCGTTGTCCTTGTCGAAATGCCTGCCAAGCGTTGAGTGCATATCCGGTGACGGGAATATCGAGTAAGGTGGCGACGAGAAAATGTCCGGCTTCGTGGCGGACGACACGCGATCGATGTTCTGGAGAGAGGCGCGCGAACCAATCGATAATGAGGGTTCCGCCTTGTCCTTCGAGGCTGAAACTGTCGAAAGTAAACAGTCCAAGAACGGTAAATGTAGCGGCAGCCGGCAGCAGGGGAGAGATATTAAAAACGGGAGAAAGTAAAGCGGAAAAGGTCATCGTGAAGACGCCGATCGCCGCTAAATTAAGAGCAGTTGGACTCATGAGCTCAATGGTTGGAATTACACTTGGTTTGCAGGAGTTGGGAGGGTCGAAATTAAG from Oxynema aestuarii AP17 harbors:
- a CDS encoding ATP-dependent Zn protease, which translates into the protein MSPTALNLAAIGVFTMTFSALLSPVFNISPLLPAAATFTVLGLFTFDSFSLEGQGGTLIIDWFARLSPEHRSRVVRHEAGHFLVATLLDIPVTGYALNAWQAFRQGQRAQGGVRFEDRQLAEALETGKISAQLFDRYCILWMAGIAAESLTGDRIEGGNDDRQKLRAILAQNRRDLTEVQLKERWATLQAKTLIEANWEAYERLVSAMERGATVEECYQEIA
- a CDS encoding DUF4327 family protein — encoded protein: MTQQVLHPMVKFQRQVRSLVESKVLKPTDSIWKIALLYGDEWGYWKKELEEFEFSTQDPIQELLAVDAWEE
- a CDS encoding M48 family metallopeptidase gives rise to the protein MKPWNISIALLTLLMAIASPTIAEVPARSKPILTQRDGEDTRPIEPTSPREESTEVEPPPENEAETTEETEESAEDAEKEAEKAARRERLEILAEGDRLYQAGDIAGAEALYQQVKPPFSSEGNARGIASLPDATADPTQLSPKGGVYWREAQAGWEQKLETRIFVPLEFLVEEDPEFIPGHLLLAEAYTHYEQPEKAVEVLERATTFYPNNPELLRAKIEVLGNTEQWLEASIAARQFALLNPDHPDAEEFTRLADENFDKFRSHVRKQLAGNAIGNVLTGAFSVVLTGNPLGALSAVETLILLARGESAIGNSIANQAKENLELIEDEQVVNYIEDLGQKLAKLSGRDDFEYEFYVIKDKNLNAFALPGGKVFVNAGAILHTDSEAELAGLLTHELAHAVLSHGFQMVTHGNLLSNMFRHLPFGGTVANLLVLDYSRDMEVQADVLGTRLLTSAGYAADGLRNLMVELREQYGEGSSFLRFMSSHPLTQDRIDYLESLIENGGYNRFAYEGVERHQEIRQRVAELMKDELDEEELEDLDITLEEEEEAQEEGEESTESSQEEENVESEGETENDPTTPREIPQD